A stretch of Gopherus evgoodei ecotype Sinaloan lineage chromosome 12, rGopEvg1_v1.p, whole genome shotgun sequence DNA encodes these proteins:
- the EXOSC6 gene encoding exosome complex component MTR3 has protein sequence MALDHRRVPGPEESQAPLLYAVPGQAAPEAPGREAAALRPLLARAGLLSQAEGSASLELGGGTKVLCAVRGPREAAEGRGRLLCEFRRAPFSGRGARPRPGPAAAARERELGLALQEALAPAVRLARYPRARLELTALVLQDGGSALAAALSAAALALADAGVEMFDLVVGCGLCRAPGPGGAWLLQPSEAEERAAAARLTVALMPGLNQVAGLLGSGQGGPPESWAQAVRLGLEGCQRLYPLLRRSLLRSAERRAAEGPRAGGASA, from the coding sequence ATGGCGCTGGACCACCGGCGCGTGCCGGGCCCCGAGGAGTCGCAGGCCCCGCTGCTGTACGCGGTGCCCGGCCAGGCGGCCCCGGAGGCGCCGGGCCGGGAGGCGGCGGCGCTGCGGCCGCTGCTGGCGCGGGCCGGGCTGCTGAGCCAGGCCGAGGGCTCGGCCTCCCTGGAGCTGGGCGGCGGCACCAAGGTGCTGTGCGCCGTGCGCGGGCCGCGGGAGGCGGCCGAGGGCCGCGGCCGGCTGCTGTGCGAGTTCCGCCGCGCGCCCTTCTCCGGCCGCGGCGCGCGCCCGCGGCCcggccccgccgccgccgcccgcgAGCGCGAGCTGGGCCTGGCGCTGCAGGAGGCGCTGGCGCCGGCCGTGCGCCTGGCGCGCTACCCGCGCGCGCGCCTGGAGCTGACGGCGCTCGTGCTGCAGGACGGCGGCTCGGCGCTCGCGGCCGCGCTCTCCGCCGCCGCCCTGGCGCTGGCCGACGCGGGCGTGGAGATGTTCGACCTGGTGGTGGGCTGCGGCCTGTGCCGCGCGCCCGGGCCCGGCGGcgcctggctgctgcagcccagcgAGGCCGAGGAGCGCGCGGCCGCCGCCCGCCTCACCGTGGCCCTCATGCCCGGCCTCAACCAGGTGGCCGGGCTGCTGGGCAGCGGCCAGGGCGGGCCGCCCGAGAGCTGGGCCCAGGCCGTGCGCCTCGGCCTGGAGGGCTGCCAGCGCCTCTACCCGCTGCTGCGCCGCAGCCTGCTGCGCAGCGCCGAGCGCCGGGCGGCCGAGGGCCCGCGGGCCGGGGGGGCCAGCGCCTGA